Genomic window (Spirosoma sp. KCTC 42546):
ACAACGTGTCCGACGAAGTCAGATCGCGGATGGTCAGGCGTTTCTGCAAATCAATAACCAGCGTCTGGTAGTACGCCCGCGCAATGTTATACGCCTGCGTTTGCTCAGCCTGGATTGTTGCCTGAGCCTGCACCTGGGTTGAAATTTTAGCCGCCTTCAGTGCCAACCCGAACGAAGGATCGAATAGCTTCTGATCGACCCGACCCGTTAGCGTAGAGCTGTATTGGGTACCAAATTGAACGGGAAGAAAGGTGCCGGGTTGCCCAAAAAACTCGCCAGGCAGTAACTGAACCGGAATCTTGACGTTATCCAGCACTGATCCCGAAACCGAAACTTGTGGTAAATTCCGCCCGATCACCTGCTGCGTTTGCGCCACAGATATTTGCTCATTAACCCGGGCAATCTTGATGTTTGGGTTGTTGACCCGTGCGTACTCAACGCACTGGGCGAGTGTATAACCACCCGATGGCGCGTTTTGCGCCCTGGCTAAATTTGCCAGCAGGCCCAGCGTCAGTAGCATCAGCGTAGTGTGCTTCATGCTTTTCATTGTTTATAAATTCTGATCTTAGTGAAGTAAAATGGGTTATAAACTTTTTATAAATCGGCGGATGGCCCGCTCGAATAGTTGGGTGGGTTGTTTAAATAGAGCTACCATGTTAGGGTCCTGTACGTTTTCAAGCATTTTGGCGCCCTGTTCTGGCCGGATGTTCGTAATCAGATTAATATAACCCTGCATCAGACAGAACCAGTTGAAAATCAGCTCGCCCATATTTTCTGTATCTGGGCTAACTTCCCGAAACAGCCCTTCAATTTTTTGTTTGGCATCTTCCATTCCTTCGCGCATCATATCCCGCTGCTGCTCCATACGTTCCGGGTTATGCATGAGTCGAAATATTTCGGGTTTTTCATTGGCAAATGTCCACTGCACCATCGATAGTCGGAGTATCTTCTCCTCGGCGCTCAGCTCCATGGCCAGAATCTCATCAAATACCCGTCGATTTTCAACATGACCCTCCTTTACGATACTTAGGAGTACATCCTCTTTATTCTGGAAGTGTTCATAGACAATTGGGGGAGTATAGTCAATAGCCTCGGCTATGCTCCGAATAGTCACGGCATTCCAGTCTTTCTCGCGGGCTATTTGCCGGGCTGCGTCTAAAATCCGTTGTCGGATTTCGGCCTTTTGCCGCGTTCTGCGATCTATAACACTCATAATCTAACGACTTTCAAATTATCTAACAAAGGTAGATTTTATTTGTTTCGTCAAATTCGATTTTTCTTAAAAATTGTTTAAACGGTTGATTTTGATATAAGAAAGGCCATTACATCCCGAAGACGTAATGGCCTTTCTTTGTAAAGTACAAAAATTAACTCTTTAAATCAAAGTGCAATTTATTTTTTTGTCATTCCGACCTTAGGAGGAATCTCAAGTTTCATAACAGTCAATTTTGAGGTTCCTCCTAAGGTCGGAATGACAAAAAACAGATAGCCGTTATTTTATACGGCTAATGTAAAGTTGATCTATTCCACTAAAGATCAAAACTCCCAATCGCAGGCTGGTGCAAGCCACTCCTGACCCGTGTCAATTGGCATACCATCGGGTGGCGTTTGAGGATTGGTTGGTTTAATATCAGCCACATTACCCTCAGCCCGACGAATCTGATCGAGTGCAAACAGATGGTGAGCCGCTACTTTCGGGTTAGTAGCTGGTGCAGCAAGCTTGGTTTTTAACTGGTTAATTTTTAGTAAAGCTAAAGCCCGTACCTGAGAAGTACCTTCCTGATTATTAGCTAAATCAATCAGTTTTTGCAAAACCAACTTATCCGTTAACCGCTTTACCTCAGCCTGATAACTATCAGCTGGGTCTGCTTTATACCAGGTAGCACCCATTAATTGATCGAGCATGGATTCCAGACTGAGTTGAGCCGGATCAACGGCCGATTGGGCTACCAGTCGACTAACACGCTCGCTATTCATCAACATCTGAAGCGTCATACCGGCAGCCGCTTCGGGTGCAGCCATTGGATCGAACGATAACCCCGTTCGACGTTTGAATACTTCCCGAGGGTTCGGGTCATAGCGGAATGGGTGGGGCGGAATCAGCGCCAATATGGATTTGGGAACTGCCAGAAATACCGGGTCAATCGTGGTCAGTAAAGCATCTAAAGCCCGTTTCTGCTCCTGAACCGGAACCGTCGATACCACTGGTTGCCCATCGCCCCGGAGCGCATTTGTATAAACCTGTCCACCCACTACTTTCGAAGCGGCTTCCACCTGATACCGGTGAAACATATACATAGGAACCAGAACTTCTTCGAGCGTTGCCATGGGCGTACCAACTGGAATTTTCTTCTCGGAGAAATTAGCCAGTGCCATCCGTCGTACATCCGATACGCGCTTCAATTCGTCAACCGCATTGGAGCCGTTGTCCCACAAGTGCGTACCTGGATGAACGGAGCCTTCGGGCCGGGCATCTTTATCGGTCAGAAAGGTCAGACCCGTCTTATGCATATCGTTGACGATCTTGTCCAACGCTTGTTTTTCATCAGCACCGGCAGGAAACTGTTCATACCCATAGCGAATGCTCCATTTGTCGTACTCGCCAATATTTTTGGCATACGCATCGGATAGATCGATGCTGGCTCCTTTTATTTTGGCGACCATCGTTGGGTAATCCATTACAGACGCCCGACCAAACATACCTCCACCTTGTGTACTGGCAATATAATTATGCGGTAAGCCAAGCGTATGACCAACTTCATGAGCCGCCAATTGACGTAAGCGCTCAATCGACATTTGCATCATTGGGTCCGATGCAGGAGCCGTTGCCCCCGAATAATCGCCAACCAATCCCTGCGCAATCAAATAATCCTGCCGAACCCGCAAGGAGCCCAGCGTAACTTTTCCCTTGATGATTTCTCCCGTACGCGGGTCACTAATGCTTCCACCGTACGACCATCCACGCGTAGACCGGTGAACCCATTGCACCAGGTTATACCGAATGTCCATTGGGTCGGCGTCGGCAGGAAGCAGCTTCACCTGAAACGCATCTTTGTAGCCAGCGGCTTCAAATGCCTGATTCCACCAGGCCGTACCATCCATCAATGCCGACCGAATGGGTTCTGGCGTACCGGGATCTATATAATAAACGATGGGCTTAACGGCCTCACTTACAGCTGCCGACGGGTCTTTTTTCTCCAGCCGATGCCGCGAAATGTAGCGTTTCATGATTGGCTGGCTAACGGGCGTAGCGTAATCAAAATACTCGATGCCGCCGTAACCGATGCGCGGATCGAACACGCGGGGTTTAAAACCAGCATCGGGCAACTGAACAAACGAGTGATGCTGATGAACCGTAACAATGGACGGAGTTGGTACAACTTCACGCAGGTAGGCTCCCGGATTATCACCTGTCAGGGTAATAATCATTTCAAACTCAGTATTCTGTGGAAAAGCTTTCGTACGCGGCAAATAGATGGCACTCCGCGTTGGGTCGAGTTTGAAAGCCCCTTGCTTGGTTCGGCTTATGGCCTGTACCGCCCCAACGGCGTCCTGCATCAGAAAAGCGGTAAGATCCACCAAAACCTTACCACTTTCTTCGGCGGCAATCTCGAAGCCAGCCTGAACGGATGTGGCAAATGACTCTTCAACGGCCCGACGTTCGAGCGGATCATTGCTGATAGCGCGGTAGCTGTAGTTCGGTTCAATCATCAGAACCTTGTTACCGCTGCGTTGAAATTTCACCACGTGCTCCTGCCCCAAACGGCCCCGGTCGAGTCCGATATCGTTGGAGCCCACGCCCTGCGCCAGCGATGGATAGTACAGAAGCTCGGTATCGAACGAAGAAATTTCGAGCCAGATTTTCCCTTTTTTAGCATCCCAGTAATACGTCAGGAAACCCTGGTTACGCTCCATGCCAGCCGTAAATGTCGAAATGCTGGCCGATGAGTTAGCGCCCGAAGGAGATTGGGCGAGAAGTAAGCGTGTAGCTGTAAGTAAGCAAAGAAGTGTGAGTAAGCGTTTTCGCATTTTAAGCAGAGGTTGTAGTTGCTGCTCAAGTTACGGCAAAAACGGTTAGTAGGAGTGAAGGGGTATAGGACAAGTTTAATTTGAATGGCTATCGGCACAGATTGTACCTCTTTTTTGACAGGATTACAGGATTTTTATTGGCCGAAAATCCTATTAAATCCTGTAATCCTGTCAAAAAATATTTGTCTCACGACCAATAGAACTTTTATCGAATTCGGTCGGAGCCGCGTACTAGTTTCTCGTCGCGACGAATAAACCGATTGGCTAATGCGTTAAAAACGAGGGCCGCAATAATGGCATAAAAGCCAACTAGAAACGTACCCTGATCGGCAGGATTACCGTATGCTTTACCTGCATAAAGTGTTCGATAAAGTATAATACCCATAATAGCGGTGAGCATTAGCGCATTCACCGCACACAAAGCTGTTTGTGTCAGTCGGTTACGATATTGAAAGATCGCGTAGAGCGATACTAAACCTACTAGAGCGATTAGCAGAGCTAAATACCAGATGGTATCAGCATAGGTCGTAACTCCTTCCTGGTGTGTGTATTGAAGCGCTGTTAGATGGGCCATCTCCGGCGACGTCAATCCAGCTTTTTCCCAAATTGGATTAGAGAGCGCAATGCCCATTGCGACGGCAATAAGAAACAAAAATACTGTCTGAATGCGTTGAATCATTGTTTGTAATGGATAATGAATAATGTGCAATGGATAATGCCCTCTGAAATCCGTACATTATTCATTGTACATTATTCATTATCCATTACCCAGAGTGCAAAAATAGCCCAAAAACTGATAGTTTATGAAAGCAGACGTTCGTCTGATAGTAACTGCCGACGGTTCGCATACGGCCATTAATCAGGCGCTTGATAAAACCTATCATTCGATTCATGGGGCCTTTCAGGAATCGCAGCGGGTTTACATCGAACTGGGTTTACTAGCCGCGTTTGACGCGTTTCCGAATGAGGAGTTGCACATCTTCGAAATGGGTTTCGGAACGGGTCTGAACGCGCTTTTAACTGCTCGTGAGGCCACTACTCACCAAAGACATATGCGCTATACCGCTATTGACGCCTACCCAATGGCTATAGACGACGCAAAGGCGTTAAACTTTGACGATTTATTAGCCACAGATTATCTGGCAAAATTGCACGAATCTCCCTGGCACCAGCCTATTGACATTACGCCCTGGTTCACACTGACTAAAGTCGAAAGTCGTTTGCAGGATTGGCAAACCACCGAACGCTTTCACCTAATTTATTACGACGCCTTTGCACCCACCGCCCAGCCTGAACTCTGGGAACCCGAAATCTTTGTTCAACTGGCCCATTTATTGCTACCAAATGGTATGTTGACCACTTATTGCTCACGGAGTTATGTGCAGCGAAATATGCGGGCAGCTGGACTAACGGTGGAAAAACACGCCGGTCCTCTGCACAAACGTGATATTCTGCGAGCCATCAAAATGGATCGAACCGGTTAACCCACAAAACCATTGCGTTCTCTGCGCATTTCTTTGTGGTTAAAAAGCCATAGTTTGGCTAATTTTATAAACCGCCGAACGTTATTACTGAAAACAACGACCTGTATGAACCGTCTGCTTCTCTTTTTTGCTGCCTTCGTTCTGCTGACGATCAGCGCTTTCCGAACAACGCTGCCTGCCGAGCGGCCCGTAACCCCAACTAAACTCACCGACGAACGTAAGCATATCAATTGGCTCACGATTGAGCAAGCTTACGCGTTGACGCAAAAGAAACCTAAGAAATTCGTAGTCGATGTATATACCGATTGGTGCGGCTGGTGTAAAGTGATGGATCGCGAAACGTTCTCGAAACCCGCTATTGTGGATTACGTCAACGAAAACTATTATCCCGTCCGGTTTAATGCTGAACAAACCGCAGATGTAACCCTGGGCAAACAGACATTCAAATACATAAGCGGAGGTAGCCGGGGTGTGCATGAGTTGGCAGCTGCTCTATTGAAAAATCAGATGAGTTATCCGACTACTGTATTTCTTGACGAAAAATTCAATCTGATCCAGCCAATTGCCGGGTATTTAGAGCCTCGTACATTTCATCAGATCATTACATATTTCGGTAAAAATTATCACCAGAAAGAACCATTCGACCAGTTTAAGATCGGTACATATAAAGAATTTCAGTCGGCTTTGACGGCTAGCAAATAACAGGAACGAATAACTAAGGGAAAAAATAGGGACGTGTATGGATGGGCCAGGTTGGTACCCCATACACGTCCCTATTTTTCGTTAAATTTGTGATCTTTCATCAACCCCAACTGTCAACAACATGACAAAACGTGTGGCTTTTCTTTTTTCGGTAGCCTTGGTTATTGGTTTTATGGCGGCTGGCCCTCGCAAATTCATTGACCCCCAAAACATGGATTTATCCGTAAAACCGGGCGATAATTTCTACCAGTACGCTAATGGAAACTGGCTCCGGCAGAACGCTGTTCCGGCCTCTAAAACCTCATGGGGAAGTTTCAATGAGCTGCGGGAAAAGAGTCTCGATGCCATGAAGGCATTACTCGAAGAAGCCTCAACGTCAACAACAAAAGGCCGCTTGTATCAGATGGTTGGCGATTACTATGTCAGTGGCATGGATAGCACAACCATCGAAAAACGAGGTTTCGATCCCATCAAACCCGACCTCGCCCGCATTGATAAAGTCAATAATAAAGCTGAGTTTCTTATTGAACTCGCCTATCAGCGGACGCAGGGCAATGGCATGTTGTTTGGTTTTTTCATAGGGCCTGACCGCAAAAACGTTACGAAATACCTGCCGCAGTTCAGTCAGGGCGGTACTACCCTCCCGGATCGAGATTACTACCTGAAAAATGACGTCCGTAGTCAGAAAATTCGTGATGCCTACCGGGACAATCTGAGTAAGATGTTTGCGCTAATCGGCGAAGAGCCCACCCAGTCATCGCAGGATGCTGACGTAATCATTCGGGTCGAAACCGCCTTAGCAAAAGCCCAGATGCCACGCGTTGACCTTCGCGACCCTTACAAAACATACAATAAATTCACCGTCGCCAATTTTAGCCAGCAAACGCCGGGTATTAACTGGGCCGATCAATTGGTAAAATATGGCGCCAAAGGCCAGGACACAGTTCTGGTACAGAGCCCAACTTTCTTCCGCTCGCTAGATAGTCTGGTACAGGTAACACCTATTGAAGACTGGCGAACGTATATGCGGTGGAATATCCTGAAAGGTGCGGCTCCGTACTTAAGTGATGCGTTTGTTAAACAAAATTTTTCTTTCTCAAAAGTATTGACAGGCCAGAAAGAAGAAACACCCCGCTGGCAGCGTGTGAGCAGTTTAATTGATGGTTCTCTGAGCGATTTATTGGGGCAGCTCTACGTACAGAAATACTTTAAGCCAGAAGCCAAGCAACGCATGCTTATGCTGGTCGATAATTTGGAAGCTTCGTACAAGGAGCACATCAAAAATCTCGACTGGATGAGCGACGGCACGAAGAAAAAAGCACTTGCTAAGCTAATGGCCTTCAAACGCAAGATCGGCTATCCTGATAAATGGAAGAGTTATGAGGGTGTTGTTATCGCTCGAAACGATTACTACGGCAATGTGAAGTCGGCCAGTAAATGGGCGTACAATCACATGATTAACCGCTTAGGCAGGCCGGTTGATCGTACCGAATGGGGCATGACACCACCAACCGTAAATGCACAATACAGCTCCGTAAATAACGACATTTCATTTCCAGCGGCCATTCTCCAATTTCCTTTCTTTGATTTCGATGCCGATGACGCCGTGAATTATGGCGGAATCGGAGCCGTAATTGGCCATGAAATGACGCATGGGTTTGATGACTCTGGTCGCCAGTTTGATGCAGATGGTACACTACGTGACTGGTGGACCAAAGATGACGCGGTGAAATTTAAAGAACGGGCGGATAAGGTAAGAGATCAGTTTTTTGGATTCAAAGTGCTGGATTCAATCAAAGTCAATGGTCAGTTAACGCTCGGCGAGAATCTGGCTGATCTTGGTGGTTTAGCTATCGCCTATGATGCCTTCAAAAAAACGCCCCAGGGTAAATCGAGTGGCAAGAAAAGTTTGATTGATGGATTCACGCCCGATCAGCGATTCTTCCTATCGTGGGCACAAGTCTGGCGTAGCAACCAGCTTCCCGAATCAACAGCGCAACGGATTCTAACCGATCCACACGCACCAGATATTTACCGGGTTAATGGTCCATTGTCCAATATTACTGCCTGGTATCAGGCCTTTAATATCCAACCCGGCGACAAACTCTACAAAAAACCAGAAGATCGAATAAAGGTCTGGTAGTAAAACCATAAGCCCTGCCTAATCATGAAAACAGTCTGTTTTTTACTCGTTTTAACAACTACAACCCTCTCCTGCCAAACCAAACCGAAACAGGAAACGGCCACAACGTCGACAACGGCTATGGCATCAGAAGATAGTGCATCAGCACTGGCGAAACGCCCTGGACCCGACACACCCCGATCCGCTGCAGATCGCTTAATCAGAGCGCTTTACTTTGAGCACAATGCAAAGGAAAATCCATTTCGGGAGAAGAAAGACAGGACATTAGTTGATCAATTCTTTGCAAAACCAGTTGCTGATCTGATCTGGAACGACGCCCTAAAACCATCCGGCAACGTGAACCGAACTACGCTAAATTTACTCTTCAATGCGCCAGATGCTGCGATAAAAAAGACCTGGGTTTTGCCGGCCGTTATAGGTGGTACACGAGCCATAGTGTATGTTACCTTTGAGAACAAAACCAAGCCTGAAGAGCTCAAAATCGACATGCAGCAGCTAGCCGGGCGTTGGCGTATAACTGAAATGTATTACCCCGACGGTAAGCGATTAACCACCTTGTTTCAGCAATGATCGTAAGCTTCTAAAAATTATTTTTAGAGCTTCTGTTGACAACACCACAAAAACGTGTAATTTTGCAACTCCAAAACCGGAAGCGGGGTTGGAATTGTTCTTTAAAAGTGTTTTTCGGGGAGTTTCCAGAGTGGCCAAATGGATCAGACTGTAAATCTGCTGGCGTACGCCTTCGGAGGTTCGAATCCTCCACTCCCCACCATTTAGTGAATAGTTAATTAGTAATTCGTTGTACCAGTTACTACTCTATTATTAACTAACCACTAAGTAAGCGGAAGTAGCTCAATTGGTAGAGCGATAGCCTTCCAAGCTATAGGTTGCGGGTTCGAGACCCGTCTTCCGCTCAATTGGTAGAGTGCTGGTCTTACAAGCTATAGATTGCGGCCGGGGTGGCGTTCCACTTCGAGACCCGTCTTCCGCTCTGTTAATGACTAATGTAGGATGAACAGTGTATTTTTTTATAAAGCATTATTCATCATACATTAACCATTTTACATTTATTAAGTAAGCCGTTATAGCTCAGCGGTAGAGCACTTCCTTGGTAAGGAAGAGGTCCGGGGTTCAAGTCCCCGTAACGGCTCAGGGCTTCTTCAGGAAGTCTTTTTGACAGGGCCGCTTAGGCGGTTTAAGCCCAAATGACGTCAGCCCTCAATCGGGATGATTTCGCTGGGTTTAATTAATTTTCAGCGAATTCATTCAATAACAAAAACAGTTCACAATAGCGTTTTAAAAACATGGCAAAAGAGAATTTTGACCGCTCGAAACCGCACGTTAACATCGGTACGATTGGTCACGTTGACCACGGTAAAACGACGCTGACGGCTGCCATTACGAAAGTGCTGGCCGGAAAGGGTCTAGCCGCAATTCGGGACTTCTCCTCAATTGACAACGCTCCGGAAGAAAAAGAGCGTGGTATCACCATCAATACATCGCACGTTGAATATGCAACGGCGAACCGTCACTACGCCCACGTTGACTGCCCAGGCCACGCTGACTATGTGAAAAACATGGTGACTGGTGCTGCACAAATGGATGGCGCTATCCTCGTGGTAGCTGCAACCGACGGACCAATGCCACAGACTCGTGAGCACATTCTGCTTGCTCGTCAGGTTGGCGTACCTCAATTGGTTGTCTTCATGAACAAAGTGGACATGGTAGACGATCCTGAGTTGCTTGAACTCGTTGAGATGGAAATCCGCGAGCTGTTAAGCTTCTATAACTTCGACGGCGATAACATCCCAGTTATTCAAGGTTCGGCTCTGGGTGGCTTGAACGGCGATGCTAAATGGGTTGCTACCATCGAAGAATTAATGCAAAACGTAGATGACTTTATTCCACTGCCTCCACGTCAGACGGATCTTCCGTTCCTGATGCCAGTAGAGGACGTATTCTCGATCACAGGTCGTGGTACAGTGGCAACGGGTCGTATCGAACGGGGTGTTATCAACTCGGGCGAACCAGTTGAAATCCTGGGTATGGGTGCTGAAAACCTAAAATCAGTTGTAACGGGTGTTGAAATGTTCCGGAAAATTCTGGACCGTGGAGAAGCTGGTGACAACGTAGGTCTTCTGCTCCGTGGTATTGAAAAAACCGATATCCGTCGTGGTATGGTTATTTGTAAGCCAGGTTCAGTTAAACCACACGCGAAGTTCAAAGCTGAGGTTTATGTACTGTCGAAAGAAGAAGGTGGCCGTCATACTCCATTCTTCAACAAGTACCGTCCACAGTTTTATTTCCGCACCACTGACGTAACGGGTGAAATCATGTTACCTGCTAACGTTGAGATGGTAATGCCAGGTGATAACATCACGATTGATGTAACACTGATCAACAAAATTGCTATGGAAAAAGGCCTTCGTTTCGCTATTCGCGAAGGTGGTCGTACCGTAGGAGCTGGTCAGGTAACTGAAATTATTGATTTATAGTTAAATACCTAAAAACAAGTGCATTTCTTAGCGGAGATGCACTTGTTTTTTTGATATTAATTCGTACTTTTGCAGTCCGTTTACGAAAGGGCATTCATTGCTATTAGTCGTCAAAACTTGTCATTTATTGTATCCACGACAAATGACTATAAATGACAGCAAAGGGAATGTCACCGTAGGCAAACGACAGGAATATATTCTACGGGTGTAGTTCAAGGGTAGAATAGCGGTCTCCAAAACCGTTGATGGGAGTTCGAATCTCTCCACCCGTGCAAATCCCTTACATCGAATGGACAAGTTTATTTCGTTTCTGAAAGCCTCCTGGGAGGAAGTTCAGCATAACGTGACTTGGCCTAAATTCAGCGATCTGCAATCCAGTTCAACGCTGGTACTGGTAGCTTCGCTGATTTTTGCGCTATTGGTCGGGTTAATTGATTTAGTGTTCGAGAACGGACTGAACGCATTTTATCAGTCATTCTAATAATTAGTCATTCATAGCCATGTATGGTCATTAGTCGTCATTTATTGTGCAAACAGGACGTAACAACAAATGACAACGAATGCCTAGCAAATGACAACAAATGACAACTACTATGAGCGGCATACAATGGTACGTCATTCGGGCGGTGTCGGGTCAGGAGAAGAAAATCAAATCCTACCTCGACAATGAGATTATCCGGCAGAAGTTGGACGAAGTAATTCCGCAGGTATTGATTCCGGCGGAGAAGGTGTACGAAATGCGTAACGGCAAGAAGCGCGTTCGGGAAAAATCATTTTTTCCTGGTTACATTCTTATTTCGGCTGATTTGGGTAATAACCGAGCACTCGACATGATTTTGAATATGCCGGGCGTATTGGGTTTTCTAGGGAACGCGCAAGTTGGAACAACCTCGAAAGTACCCGTTCCACTACGTCAAGCTGAAGTGAATCGGATTTTAGGTAAAGTTGACGAAGAAGCGCAGGAAGTTGCTGCCCCAACCGTAGGTTATCTGAAAGGTGAAAATGTAAAAGTTGTTGATGGTCCATTTGGTGGATTTATCGGCACTGTAGAAGAAGTATTCGACGACCGGAAAAAATTGAACGTCGTTGTTAAAATATTTGGCCGGAACACTCCGGTAGAACTCAGTTACGCACAAGTAGAAAAGGAAAGCTAGTCGCAAGATTAGTTCTCCGTGGCCTGGCATCCTATGCTTCCCTCAGAGGATGGCCAACCAAAACAAGTTGATTAACTGCTCAAGGCGTGCGGATTGGTTATGTGACTAACCGGTAGGAAACCAACAGCAGAAGATCGTAACTCAATTACCACAATGGCAAAAGAAGTAGGTGGCTACGTTAAGCTGCAAGTCAAAGGCGGGCAAGCCAACCCCTCACCTCCGATTGGTCCGGCGCTGGGTTCCAAGGGTTTAAATATCATGGAATTCTGCAAGCAATTCAACGGCCGGACACAGGATAAAATGGGTACGGTATTGCCAGTTTTGATTACGTATTATAAGGATAAGTCCTTTGATTTCGTCATCAAAACTCCGCCCGCACCGATTCTGCTGATGGAAGCAGCTAAGCTGAAAGGCGGCTCTGCTCAACCAAACCGCAAAAAAGTCGGCTCAGTGACATGGGATCAGGTTCGGACAATCGCGGAAACGAAGATGCCAGACCTGAACGCGTTCACAATTGAATCGGCTATGAAGCAGGTGGCCGGTACGGCCCGCAGCATGGGAATCACGGTGACGGGTACAGCGCCCTTCGAGAACTAAACAGACTTGCCGAAGCAAACACACAAATGGCTAAGTTAACGAAAAAACAAAAGGAAGCCCAGTCGAAGTACGATGCTGCCAAAGAATACTCGCTCCACCAGGCAGCTGAGATTCTGAAGGAGATTTCGTACACCAAATTCGATGCTTCCGTCGATATTGACGTTCGGTTAGGCGTTGATCCGCGTAAAGCCGACCAGATGGTTCGTGGCGTTGCTACGTTGCCACATGGTACGGGTAAAACGGTTCGCGTTCTGGTGCTCTGCACCCCGGACAAGGAGAACGAAGCGAAAGAAGCAGGTGCTGATTTCGTGGGTCTGGACGAATACATTCAGAAAATCGAACAAGGCTGGACGGACATCGACGTGATTATCACGATGCCGAACGTTATGGCTAAAGTTGGTCGTCTGG
Coding sequences:
- a CDS encoding TetR/AcrR family transcriptional regulator, with translation MSVIDRRTRQKAEIRQRILDAARQIAREKDWNAVTIRSIAEAIDYTPPIVYEHFQNKEDVLLSIVKEGHVENRRVFDEILAMELSAEEKILRLSMVQWTFANEKPEIFRLMHNPERMEQQRDMMREGMEDAKQKIEGLFREVSPDTENMGELIFNWFCLMQGYINLITNIRPEQGAKMLENVQDPNMVALFKQPTQLFERAIRRFIKSL
- a CDS encoding DUF4293 domain-containing protein, yielding MIQRIQTVFLFLIAVAMGIALSNPIWEKAGLTSPEMAHLTALQYTHQEGVTTYADTIWYLALLIALVGLVSLYAIFQYRNRLTQTALCAVNALMLTAIMGIILYRTLYAGKAYGNPADQGTFLVGFYAIIAALVFNALANRFIRRDEKLVRGSDRIR
- the tuf gene encoding elongation factor Tu gives rise to the protein MAKENFDRSKPHVNIGTIGHVDHGKTTLTAAITKVLAGKGLAAIRDFSSIDNAPEEKERGITINTSHVEYATANRHYAHVDCPGHADYVKNMVTGAAQMDGAILVVAATDGPMPQTREHILLARQVGVPQLVVFMNKVDMVDDPELLELVEMEIRELLSFYNFDGDNIPVIQGSALGGLNGDAKWVATIEELMQNVDDFIPLPPRQTDLPFLMPVEDVFSITGRGTVATGRIERGVINSGEPVEILGMGAENLKSVVTGVEMFRKILDRGEAGDNVGLLLRGIEKTDIRRGMVICKPGSVKPHAKFKAEVYVLSKEEGGRHTPFFNKYRPQFYFRTTDVTGEIMLPANVEMVMPGDNITIDVTLINKIAMEKGLRFAIREGGRTVGAGQVTEIIDL
- a CDS encoding M13 family metallopeptidase, coding for MTKRVAFLFSVALVIGFMAAGPRKFIDPQNMDLSVKPGDNFYQYANGNWLRQNAVPASKTSWGSFNELREKSLDAMKALLEEASTSTTKGRLYQMVGDYYVSGMDSTTIEKRGFDPIKPDLARIDKVNNKAEFLIELAYQRTQGNGMLFGFFIGPDRKNVTKYLPQFSQGGTTLPDRDYYLKNDVRSQKIRDAYRDNLSKMFALIGEEPTQSSQDADVIIRVETALAKAQMPRVDLRDPYKTYNKFTVANFSQQTPGINWADQLVKYGAKGQDTVLVQSPTFFRSLDSLVQVTPIEDWRTYMRWNILKGAAPYLSDAFVKQNFSFSKVLTGQKEETPRWQRVSSLIDGSLSDLLGQLYVQKYFKPEAKQRMLMLVDNLEASYKEHIKNLDWMSDGTKKKALAKLMAFKRKIGYPDKWKSYEGVVIARNDYYGNVKSASKWAYNHMINRLGRPVDRTEWGMTPPTVNAQYSSVNNDISFPAAILQFPFFDFDADDAVNYGGIGAVIGHEMTHGFDDSGRQFDADGTLRDWWTKDDAVKFKERADKVRDQFFGFKVLDSIKVNGQLTLGENLADLGGLAIAYDAFKKTPQGKSSGKKSLIDGFTPDQRFFLSWAQVWRSNQLPESTAQRILTDPHAPDIYRVNGPLSNITAWYQAFNIQPGDKLYKKPEDRIKVW
- a CDS encoding zinc-dependent metalloprotease, with the protein product MRKRLLTLLCLLTATRLLLAQSPSGANSSASISTFTAGMERNQGFLTYYWDAKKGKIWLEISSFDTELLYYPSLAQGVGSNDIGLDRGRLGQEHVVKFQRSGNKVLMIEPNYSYRAISNDPLERRAVEESFATSVQAGFEIAAEESGKVLVDLTAFLMQDAVGAVQAISRTKQGAFKLDPTRSAIYLPRTKAFPQNTEFEMIITLTGDNPGAYLREVVPTPSIVTVHQHHSFVQLPDAGFKPRVFDPRIGYGGIEYFDYATPVSQPIMKRYISRHRLEKKDPSAAVSEAVKPIVYYIDPGTPEPIRSALMDGTAWWNQAFEAAGYKDAFQVKLLPADADPMDIRYNLVQWVHRSTRGWSYGGSISDPRTGEIIKGKVTLGSLRVRQDYLIAQGLVGDYSGATAPASDPMMQMSIERLRQLAAHEVGHTLGLPHNYIASTQGGGMFGRASVMDYPTMVAKIKGASIDLSDAYAKNIGEYDKWSIRYGYEQFPAGADEKQALDKIVNDMHKTGLTFLTDKDARPEGSVHPGTHLWDNGSNAVDELKRVSDVRRMALANFSEKKIPVGTPMATLEEVLVPMYMFHRYQVEAASKVVGGQVYTNALRGDGQPVVSTVPVQEQKRALDALLTTIDPVFLAVPKSILALIPPHPFRYDPNPREVFKRRTGLSFDPMAAPEAAAGMTLQMLMNSERVSRLVAQSAVDPAQLSLESMLDQLMGATWYKADPADSYQAEVKRLTDKLVLQKLIDLANNQEGTSQVRALALLKINQLKTKLAAPATNPKVAAHHLFALDQIRRAEGNVADIKPTNPQTPPDGMPIDTGQEWLAPACDWEF
- the mnmD gene encoding tRNA (5-methylaminomethyl-2-thiouridine)(34)-methyltransferase MnmD, whose product is MKADVRLIVTADGSHTAINQALDKTYHSIHGAFQESQRVYIELGLLAAFDAFPNEELHIFEMGFGTGLNALLTAREATTHQRHMRYTAIDAYPMAIDDAKALNFDDLLATDYLAKLHESPWHQPIDITPWFTLTKVESRLQDWQTTERFHLIYYDAFAPTAQPELWEPEIFVQLAHLLLPNGMLTTYCSRSYVQRNMRAAGLTVEKHAGPLHKRDILRAIKMDRTG
- a CDS encoding DUF255 domain-containing protein, with product MNRLLLFFAAFVLLTISAFRTTLPAERPVTPTKLTDERKHINWLTIEQAYALTQKKPKKFVVDVYTDWCGWCKVMDRETFSKPAIVDYVNENYYPVRFNAEQTADVTLGKQTFKYISGGSRGVHELAAALLKNQMSYPTTVFLDEKFNLIQPIAGYLEPRTFHQIITYFGKNYHQKEPFDQFKIGTYKEFQSALTASK